A section of the Kluyveromyces lactis strain NRRL Y-1140 chromosome F complete sequence genome encodes:
- the GDE1 gene encoding glycerophosphocholine phosphodiesterase (similar to uniprot|Q02979 Saccharomyces cerevisiae YPL110C Hypothetical ORF), translated as MKFGKTFPNHQVPEWSHEYVNYKSLKKLIKEIVAVQDQLYKQEHRVDGKDRENTSVSPPSKPMDVSTRTKDYLNHPEVKTLLAKFFFALDADIQKVDSFYNQQFLEYDRRLRKLLSSAQFTEFNRALMYGAANGNSGLNHTAGNGNGCLSQPMPTRYNRHQSLTQNGHPGFHVNPDSVNHLMLSSNKATEEAEDWSEVLAILIELRSHFRNLKWYGELNKRAFRKILKKLDKKVGTSQQETITQSRIAPLEFANDTEINRDLHIINELLNKIFPKVKSLQAETNGVSNTSNGSSDDRNSPLDIFSQLIARDDGESLMNELISVYRSAVLIPTRALVGLLNKSALSQSFKCIDEILSIIPTLGDPTDISSRNFFHHHVIALGKSHKQIKEESTKSQVDLNSLMTKTLEIEAALPPEPNHRLVGAFGPDGINSNDSPSSLRYILQKLPVHLRPSLLQKDNYKRTPLHYSAQYGLVETSRIIIESLIEWGAWNADIPIDDVHVWGDSEGLTPIHLAVIGTHPLTVRILTSHLGPDTKLNTPRLLHLATRLNSPDLIDALLSVPGFDINYRDLDHLETALYLACKLNLREAAEHLLNRGADMEIGEKLFGWTPIFVAATEGFTDLVKVLKEHGANYDALDESGWSPMEHAALRGHLEITDLLRIEGNEAITNPKIVTDWNVGGASEDINDKKEDSPTVDFYKQGTTTSSSIDIMTDGKPVTNPRKMLTHSLSTGKAISSKDSSQQESETVKKFGHSYLKSNESIILICLGGNDTRSTKPAVKLNKVPVSKVSSTELDTALSLVISCPDTLSEESFVLDLPFDSNSDSISFKVPYKPDSSHKIIFDIVPTYGYTSSSRSVSPNANTELSSDKAAHNNRGREHQQYREHSSFPGYPTSMSPISMLHAYSNPPHAGNNFLSPEKPKILGRAVALLDTALTSVGSKMRSLYETITVPILGVENLDVLGTVNFEFMNVTPFENPHMGLARSEKYWKSLVSTRVIGHRGLGKNFNTKNSLQLGENTVESFIAAASLGASYVEFDVQLTKDHVPVVYHDFLVAESGVDIPMHSLTLEQFMDLNNADKHHIHHSSGKVRRRSLDDTDAAILRRSRLLKERGPSLNHIESDKKDPTNGAAGISNKEDSTSSEINPKSVLEENDRFGKTDEISRLFEDRMRLTKTFKKNAFKGNSRGHSIASNFVTLKELFKKIPESVGFNIECKYPMLDEAESEDMGTVVLELGHWVDTVLKVVFDNANGRDIIFSSFNPNVCVMLSLKQPSIPILFLTEAGTTPMADIRATSLQNAIRFAKKWNLLGIVSAAQPIVKAPRLAQVVKSSGLVCVTYGVENNDPDNARIEMDAGVDAVIVDSVLAVRKGLTKENNEKL; from the coding sequence ATGAAATTTGGTAAGACGTTCCCAAATCATCAAGTTCCAGAATGGTCCCATGAATACGTGAACTATAAATCACTCAAGAAGctaatcaaagaaatagtGGCTGTTCAAGATCAATTATACAAGCAGGAGCATCGTGTCGATGGGAAAGATAGAGAAAATACGTCAGTTTCACCACCGTCGAAACCTATGGATGTCAGTACAAGAACCAAAGATTATCTGAATCATCCGGAAGTCAAAACCTTACTGGcaaaatttttctttgcgTTAGACGCCGATATTCAGAAGGTTGACTCATTTTAtaatcaacaatttttggaatatgATCGTCGGTTGAGGAAGTTGTTATCATCGGCTCAGTTCACTGAATTCAACCGTGCTTTGATGTATGGAGCTGCAAATGGTAACAGTGGCCTAAATCACACTGCTGGGAATGGTAATGGGTGCCTATCTCAGCCCATGCCAACGCGCTATAATCGTCATCAATCATTGACACAAAATGGTCATCCTGGATTCCATGTGAACCCAGATTCAGTAAATCACCTCATGCTATCCTCAAACAAAGCCACtgaagaagcagaagattGGAGCGAAGTTTTAGCAATTCTAATTGAACTAAGGTCGCATTTTAGAAATTTGAAGTGGTACGGTGAACTTAACAAACGAGCCTTCAGAAAAATCTTAAAAAAATTGGACAAAAAAGTTGGTACTTCACAACAGGAAACCATCACGCAATCTAGAATTGCACCCCTAGAATTCGCAAATGACACGGAAATCAACAGAGACTTGCACATCATTAATGAGCTATTGAATAAGATTTTTCCTAAGGTTAAATCTTTGCAGGCTGAAACGAATGGTGTGTCCAATACATCGAACGGATCGTCAGACGATAGAAATTCACCCTTGGATATTTTTTCCCAATTGATTGCTCGAGATGATGGAGAGAGTTTAATGAACGAATTGATATCCGTATATAGGTCGGCAGTTTTAATTCCAACTAGGGCATTAGTGGGTTTGTTAAACAAATCCGCTCTTTCCCAATCATTCAAATGCATCGATGAGATATTGTCAATAATCCCTACTTTAGGTGATCCAACAGATATTTCCAGTAGGAATTTTTTCCATCATCATGTTATCGCTCTTGGAAAATCCCACAAACAGATTAAGGAGGAGTCAACTAAATCTCAGGTTGACTTAAACTCTTTGATGACAAAAACATTAGAAATCGAGGCTGCATTACCTCCAGAACCAAACCATCGCTTGGTGGGTGCTTTTGGTCCGGATGGAATCAACTCTAATGATTCCCCTTCTTCCTTACGTTATATCTTGCAAAAGCTTCCGGTGCATCTAAGACCTAGCCTTTTACAAAAAGATAATTACAAGAGAACTCCACTTCATTATTCAGCCCAGTACGGTTTAGTAGAAACCTCCAGAATAATTATTGAATCATTAATCGAATGGGGTGCATGGAACGCAGATATACCAATTGATGATGTGCATGTGTGGGGTGATTCCGAAGGATTAACTCCAATACACCTAGCTGTTATTGGAACTCATCCTTTGACCGTAAGAATTTTAACTAGCCATTTGGGTCCTGACACCAAACTTAACACACCAAGACTACTTCATTTGGCGACAAGATTGAACTCTCCAGATTTGATTGACGCTCTTTTAAGCGTTCCCGGTTTCGACATTAATTACCGTGATCTTGATCATTTGGAAACTGCATTATATTTGGCTTGTAAGCTAAATCTTAGAGAAGCAGCAGAACATCTATTAAATCGTGGAGCTGACATGGAAATTGGAGAGAAATTATTTGGATGGACTCCTATATTTGTTGCAGCAACTGAAGGGTTCACAGACCTTGTAAAGGTCCTCAAAGAGCATGGCGCGAACTACGATGCATTAGACGAGAGTGGGTGGTCTCCAATGGAACATGCTGCTTTACGTGGGCATTTGGAAATAACTGATCTGTTAAGAATTGAGGGTAATGAAGCAATTACCAATCCAAAGATTGTAACTGATTGGAACGTAGGCGGCGCTTCTGAAGATATTAATgataagaaagaagattCACCAACAGTCGATTTCTACAAACAGGGAACTACTACAAGCTCCTCAATTGACATAATGACTGATGGAAAACCTGTTACGAATCCTAGGAAAATGTTAACACATTCATTAAGTACCGGGAAAGCTATCTCCTCTAAGGATAGCTCCCAGCAGGAATCCGAAACGGTGAAAAAGTTCGGACACAGCTATTTAAAATCTAATGAATCCATTATTTTAATATGCTTAGGTGGCAACGATACCAGATCGACAAAACCAGCTGTGAAATTAAACAAAGTTCCAGTTAGCAAAGTGTCGTCTACTGAACTAGATACCGCCCTTTCATTAGTCATAAGTTGCCCAGACACACTTTCCGAAGAGAGCTTTGTGCTTGATTTACCTTTCGATTCTAATTCAGACTCAATCAGTTTTAAAGTGCCATACAAACCAGACTCATCACATAAAATCATCTTCGATATTGTGCCAACTTATGGATACACCAGCAGTAGTAGGTCGGTTTCTCCCAATGCAAATACTGAATTGAGCTCTGACAAAGCTGCTCATAACAACCGTGGCCGGGAGCACCAGCAGTATCGTGAGCATTCCAGCTTTCCTGGTTACCCAACCTCGATGAGTCCAATCTCCATGTTACATGCTTATAGCAACCCGCCACACGCTGGTAACAACTTCTTATCTCCCGAAAAGCCAAAGATTTTGGGGAGAGCTGTTGCCTTACTTGATACAGCTTTGACTTCTGTTGGAAGTAAAATGCGTTCCTTATACGAAACTATTACGGTTCCAATTCTAGGCGTTGAAAATCTTGATGTTCTAGGAACAGTTAACTTCGAATTCATGAACGTCACACCCTTTGAGAATCCCCATATGGGCTTAGCTAGAAGCGAAAAGTATTGGAAATCATTGGTTTCCACTCGTGTTATTGGGCATCGTGGTCTTGGTAAGAATTTTAACACCAAGAATTCTCTCCAATTGGGAGAAAACACAGTGGAGTCGTTCAttgctgctgcttcttTGGGTGCTTCATATGTAGAATTCGACGTTCAACTAACAAAGGATCACGTTCCGGTGGTCTACCATGACTTTCTTGTTGCAGAGTCTGGTGTTGATATTCCTATGCATTCTCTAACTTTAGAGCAGTTTATGGATTTGAACAACGCCGATAAACACCACATTCATCATTCTTCTGGAAAAGTTAGGAGACGTTCATTGGACGATACAGATGCAGCAATTTTGAGGAGATCAAGATTACTGAAAGAAAGAGGCCCTTCACTAAACCATATAGAGAGCGATAAGAAGGATCCAACCAACGGTGCTGCTGGAATATCTAACAAAGAGGATAGTACTTCTTCTGAAATTAATCCTAAGAGTGTACTCGAAGAAAATGACCGTTTTGGTAAAACTGATGAAATCTCAAGGCTCTTTGAAGACAGAATGCGCTTAACTAAAACTTTTAAGAAGAATGCCTTCAAGGGTAATTCCAGAGGTCATTCAATTGCATCTAATTTTGTCACCTTGAAAGAGctcttcaagaaaatacCGGAGAGTGTCGGCTTTAATATTGAATGTAAATATCCCATGCTAGATGAAGCGGAGTCCGAGGACATGGGAACTGTGGTTCTTGAACTTGGACACTGGGTTGATACTGTGTTAAAGGTTGTGTTTGACAATGCTAATGGCAGAGATATCATCTTCTCCTCGTTCAATCCTAACGTTTGCGTAATGTTATCTTTAAAACAACCAAGCATCccaattctctttttaACGGAAGCTGGTACGACTCCGATGGCCGATATTAGAGCAACCTCGTTGCAGAATGCTATTAGATTTGCCAAAAAATGGAATTTATTAGGTATTGTGTCAGCTGCACAACCGATTGTGAAGGCACCAAGATTGGCACAAGTGGTGAAATCTAGTGGCTTAGTTTGTGTCACATATGGtgttgaaaataatgatCCAGACAATGCTAGAATCGAGATGGATGCAGGAGTAGATGCCGTGATTGTGGACAGTGTATTAGCAGTCCGTAAGGGACTCACtaaagaaaataatgaaaaattgtaa
- a CDS encoding uncharacterized protein (conserved hypothetical protein), with product MILIMVYLFEDQTIRVKRFSWHNEVILKSFSIATMSHSLIVSNIPIHLNNATLDRYLTLKGVQVNILAFPDEYHHINDDAKTKTLQLIAETPETKVKAADIFQDTDCLHEIDELAAEDEKNSGEHGYALGSSGQVHDATHSNQFIVDDVAKQPASNPQSARRISVTMI from the coding sequence ATGATTCTGATTATGGTTTATCTATTCGAAGATCAAACCATCAGAGTTAAAAGGTTTTCTTGGCACAACGAAGTGATACTGAAgtctttttcaattgcaaCCATGTCTCATAGCTTGATCGTATCTAACATTCCTATTCATTTAAACAATGCTACGTTAGACAGATATTTGACGTTGAAAGGTGTGCAGGTAAACATTCTAGCATTCCCAGATGAATATCACCACATTAACGATGATGCAAAAACTAAGACGTTGCAATTGATTGCGGAAACGCCGGAAACAAAGGTGAAAGCAGCTgatattttccaagataCTGACTGCCTacatgaaattgatgaattggCTGCAGAGGATGAAAAAAACAGTGGGGAACATGGCTACGCATTGGGTTCTTCCGGTCAGGTTCATGATGCAACTCACAGTAATCAATTCATTGTCGATGATGTTGCTAAACAGCCTGCTTCTAATCCTCAATCCGCGAGAAGAATTTCTGTCACTATGATATGA
- the CAR1 gene encoding arginase (similar to uniprot|P00812 Saccharomyces cerevisiae YPL111W CAR1 Arginase) yields MSSDPRFDFFQQKKLGIVLAPFSGGQPKSGVENGPKYLMKQGLRSDIESLGWETTLEEPLKGRDFESGKNDETDVYGIMKRPNLVGEATKLIYESVKKVSNEGRLAVTLGGDHSIAIGTVAGVLDKYPNAGLLWIDAHADINTCSTTESGNIHGCPVSFLMGLDAKNTPPSLKWVPKCLDPKKIAYIGLRDVDAAERKILKDNGIASYSMYHVDRYGLNKVIEMALEKVAPNGDEPIMVSYDVDAIDPLYVPATGTPVRGGLTLREGLFLVERIAETGRLVALDVVECNPELASHDGHVVDTITTGCSIARCALGETLL; encoded by the coding sequence ATGTCATCCGATCCACgttttgatttcttccaacaaaAGAAGCTTGGTATTGTTCTAGCTCCATTCTCTGGTGGTCAACCAAAATCTGGTGTTGAAAATGGTCCTAAATACTTAATGAAACAAGGTTTGAGATCAGATATCGAATCTCTAGGTTGGGAAACTACTCTTGAAGAACCTCTAAAAGGTAGAGATTTCGAATCTGGTAAGAATGATGAAACTGATGTTTATGGAATCATGAAAAGACCAAATTTGGTTGGAGAAGCCACAAAACTAATCTACGAATCCGTTAAGAAGGTTTCCAACGAAGGCAGATTGGCAGTGACCCTAGGTGGTGATCACTCGATCGCTATCGGTACCGTGGCTGGCGTCTTGGACAAATACCCAAATGCTGGTTTGTTATGGATTGACGCTCATGCTGATATCAACACATGTTCTACTACTGAATCCGGTAACATTCACGGTTGTCCTGTCTCCTTCTTGATGGGCCTTGATGCTAAAAACACTCCTCCATCCTTAAAATGGGTTCCAAAATGTTTGGATCCAAAGAAGATCGCCTACATCGGTCTAAGAGACGTCGATGCCGctgaaagaaagattttgaaggatAACGGTATTGCCTCATACTCCATGTATCACGTAGACAGATATGGTTTGAACAAAGTCATCGAAATGgctttggaaaaagttGCACCAAACGGTGATGAACCAATCATGGTTTCCTACGATGTCGATGCTATCGATCCATTATACGTACCAGCCACTGGTACTCCAGTAAGAGGTGGGTTGACTTTAAGAGAAGGGCTGTTCTTGGTAGAGAGAATCGCTGAAACTGGTAGGCTAGTAGCCCTTGATGTCGTAGAATGCAACCCGGAACTGGCTTCTCACGATGGTCACGTGGTAGATACTATCACAACTGGTTGTTCCATTGCAAGATGTGCTCTTGGTGAAACTCTACTATAA
- the PEX25 gene encoding Pex25p (similar to uniprot|Q6B2A9 Saccharomyces cerevisiae YPL112C PEX25 Peripheral peroxisomal membrane peroxin required for the regulation of peroxisome size and maintenance recruits GTPase Rho1p to peroxisomes induced by oleate interacts with homologous protein Pex27p): MNDDFYRPPNIADVSIETEGFEISARNDSMMIQNNSHTPTKLNNLEVTVISSDGGSSGTNASEKNGTLSLSAGESTMGATSRADRTVHNSSKRSDSVKLIKVMNKVDILKAVFATLTGKDRIAKIFKYVIDILRIFIQRSMYYNNKDIDVDAYLKLFSKGNLLTILRNPRLSGKLFLSSSSKLFLEKGALVSSQLGFYRQIMRCGGTPFRLYHWYQKLISTFYASQKSSTLHSKGLVWYKNWWNEESLSEFIDLYYGIMDELMLLYKLKLWSNKSMHAWVSKHEALSWYYDIMLGLKKNWEKLQSIKQQEFELKIQYQVRQRALELSSKLNATPSVDSNKNTALIKQTIFESFKQDNLDLELEVVQKLKNYQYEKRIVKFDLTRLFFDFLADTTDVFSIKTPPGTYAILSLCSGVLGFSKLWIQAKEQPNE; this comes from the coding sequence ATGAATGACGATTTTTATAGACCGCCTAATATAGCGGATGTAAGCATCGAAACGGAGGGATTTGAAATCTCAGCACGGAATGATTCAATGATGATACAGAATAATTCACATACACCTACAAAGTTGAATAACTTAGAAGTCACTGTTATTTCCAGTGATGGTGGAAGTAGTGGTACTAATGCCAGTGAAAAGAATGGTACATTATCTCTATCAGCAGGGGAAAGCACAATGGGTGCAACGAGTAGGGCGGACAGAACTGTGCATAATTCCTCTAAACGTAGTGACAGTGTTAAGTTGATCAAAGTTATGAACAaggttgatattttgaaagcAGTTTTCGCGACACTAACGGGTAAAGATCGTATAGcgaaaatattcaaatatgtGATAGATATACTACGAATTTTCATACAGAGGTCAATGTATTACAATAATAAAGATATCGACGTGGATGCTTATCTGAaattattttcaaaagGCAATCTGCTCACAATCCTAAGGAATCCAAGGCTTTCAGGTAAACTCTTCTTATCTAGCTCTTCGAAATTATTTCTCGAAAAGGGTGCTTTGGTTAGTAGCCAGCTAGGTTTCTATAGGCAAATCATGAGATGTGGGGGTACCCCATTCAGACTTTACCATTGGTACCAAAAGCTCATAAGCACTTTCTATGCGTCCCAAAAGTCATCAACTTTACATTCTAAAGGTCTAGTTTGGTACAAAAATTGGTGGAATGAGGAATCTCTCTCAGAGTTCATCGACTTATATTACGGAATCATGGATGAATTGATGCTATTATACAAACTTAAACTTTGGTCTAATAAATCGATGCATGCCTGGGTTTCTAAACACGAAGCTCTCTCATGGTATTACGACATTATGCTAGggttgaagaaaaattgggAGAAACTTCAATCAATCAAACAACaggaatttgaattgaagatcCAGTATCAGGTACGTCAACGCGCATTGGAACTATCCTCAAAATTAAATGCCACCCCATCTGTTGATTCCAATAAGAATACAGCACTTATAAAACAGACTATCTTCGAGAGTTTCAAGCAGGACAACCTAGATTTAGAACTGGAAGTAGTACAAAAACTCAAGAACTACCAGTATGAGAAACGCATTGTCAAGTTTGATCTGACTAGActattctttgatttcctAGCTGATACTACAGATGTGTTCTCTATCAAAACACCACCTGGTACATATGCCATTTTGTCTCTATGCTCTGGTGTACTTGGATTCTCCAAGCTATGGATACAGGCGAAAGAGCAACCAAATGAATGA
- the TOA1 gene encoding transcription initiation factor IIA large subunit (similar to uniprot|Q74ZW6 Ashbya gossypii AGR228C and weakly similar to YOR194C uniprot|P32773 Saccharomyces cerevisiae TOA1 Transcription factor IIA large chain), whose amino-acid sequence MSNIEASKVYETVLETVINDVRQEFEDSGVDEQTLQDLKRIWQMKLSESKAATFIWDPENTTSASTVAEPVVKLPNGEFNDNSINHSGAAASAGEADIIGSNINNGSSDMVNNDELQIEDNEMKPKQEIEFSMNDPDGDLTKQLKLQAKQAKKSALLETDEINSDLDDSDDDYVNMDVEDEGTDVNMMLCLYDKVLRVKNKWKCNLKEGVVTIDHKDFAFQKAQGESEW is encoded by the coding sequence ATGTCGAATATCGAGGCATCAAAGGTATATGAAACCGTGCTCGAGACTGTTATCAACGATGTCAgacaagaatttgaagattcgGGAGTGGATGAACAGACATTGCAAGATCTCAAACGAATTTGGCAGATGAAACTAAGTGAAAGCAAAGCCGCCACATTCATTTGGGACCCAGAAAATACAACCAGTGCATCAACAGTTGCCGAGCCTGTGGTTAAACTACCAAACGGCGAATTCAACGATAATTCCATAAATCATTCTGGAGCTGCTGCTAGTGCCGGTGAAGCAGATATCATTGGCAGCAATATAAATAATGGGTCCTCAGATATGGTGAATAATGATGAACTGCAAATagaagataatgaaatgaaaccaaaacaagaaatagAGTTCTCTATGAATGATCCAGATGGAGATTTGACTAAACAGCTGAAATTACAAGCAAAGCAAGCCAAGAAATCCGCGTTATTAGAAACCGATGAAATCAATTCTGATTTGGATGACTCCGATGACGACTATGTCAACATGGACGTCGAGGATGAGGGCACAGATGTCAATATGATGCTATGTCTATATGACAAGGTGCTGAGAGTCAAAAATAAGTGGAAGTGTAATTTAAAAGAAGGTGTAGTGACAATAGACCATAAAGACTTTGCTTTCCAGAAAGCCCAGGGAGAAAGTGAATGGTAA
- the SLK19 gene encoding Slk19p (some similarities with uniprot|Q08581 Saccharomyces cerevisiae YOR195W SLK19 Kinetochore-associated protein required for normal segregation of chromosomes in meiosis and mitosis), with translation MDFGDKPKLEFAGSGDKLNSPIRLVPDESNKENVHALESDDQQSDKEQTYKRSKIEYSSPEKIEMLNSLSPIKIDIEGNDGIESDLKKSVATAIEEAVQDFKKDSKAEEDEEEAFGKLNNGFRGYHESSTANASGSAGSDAPQHAHCHESLSPIRSYGDKEMPLDPSDPTVWEKKFDDLSSVIWDKYEEIKYLNDTVQNLRERTVEAEFNKERDKLELIKWEQKYGDVLSKLYRSEHKLEQFDELKLQFDSVSKKFEACKQKLKEVKIELSMTNQNNHILSEKFEKEYTKFTENENLVNEWKDKHDSLLLELNVKTKELKSITDELRSLKEQYERNENKLSEVESEIQELRKKMEEETIVFQDTIKPRDLSITELNKKLQQFEANGSDEVSSLKSKLQITEAELDSKKNEIESLNLKLSTKETALEELRSHITQVTEDKEKSLSELEQTKRDLDSLTSRNGNIESEHLAELERLHENMSHMETNLKQNVKTIANLNETVNNFENKCKSLEAENIDLKARLTQTETNVNKSETDELRAKIQKLEKMVADSEAETNKKLQLLAEDLYIQYSSKHEQKVKMLKKGYEAKYQDLLDKLTVENNALHDEVDQLQKAVEIERAEKQELIKSLDN, from the coding sequence ATGGATTTCGGAGATAAACCCAAGCTAGAGTTTGCTGGCTCTGGTGATAAGCTTAACTCTCCTATAAGATTGGTTCCTGATGAGAGCAACAAGGAAAACGTACACGCATTGGAAAGCGATGATCAACAGAGCGATAAGGAGCAGACCTACAAGAGAAGTAAAATAGAGTACTCATCCCCAGAAAAGATTGAGATGCTTAATAGTTTATCTCCTATAAAAATAGATATCGAAGGAAATGATGGAATTGAGtctgatttgaaaaaatcagTCGCCACAGCCATTGAAGAAGCAGTGCAAGATTTCAAAAAGGATTCAAAAGcggaagaagatgaagaagaggcaTTCGGCAAGTTAAATAATGGATTTCGTGGTTATCATGAATCCTCCACTGCAAACGCTTCTGGATCAGCTGGTTCTGATGCACCACAACATGCTCACTGCCATGAGTCATTGTCACCGATAAGGTCGTATGGTGATAAAGAGATGCCTCTCGACCCATCAGACCCCACAGTCTGGGAGAAGAAGTTTGATGATTTATCATCCGTAATATGGGATAAATATGAAGAGATTAAGTATCTCAATGATACTGTACAGAACTTACGAGAAAGAACAGTAGAAGCGGAATTTAATAAAGAGAGAGACAAATTGGAACTTATCAAATGGGAGCAGAAATATGGCGACGTATTATCAAAACTGTATAGGAGTGAGCATAAACTCGAACagtttgatgaattgaaactcCAATTTGATAGTGTCAGCAAAAAGTTCGAAGCCTGCAaacaaaaattgaaagaggtCAAAATAGAGTTATCTATGACAAATCAGAACAACCACATTCTATCTGAGAAGTTCGAGAAAGAATATACCAAATTCACTGAGAATGAAAACTTGGTCAATGAATGGAAAGATAAACATGATTCTTTACTATTGGAACTTAATGTGAAGACCAAGGAACTCAAGTCAATTACCGATGAGCTACGCTCGTTAAAGGAACAATATGAACGAAACGAAAACAAGTTGTCTGAAGTTGAAAGTGAAATACAGGAGCTGCGTAAGaaaatggaagaagagaCAATTGTATTCCAAGACACAATTAAACCTAGAGATCTAAGTATAACCGAGctaaacaaaaaattacAGCAATTTGAAGCAAATGGTTCAGATGAAGTTAGCTCTTTGAAAAGTAAGCTCCAAATCACTGAAGCAGAATTAGATAGTAAgaagaatgaaattgagtcattgaatttgaagctCAGTACAAAGGAAACAGCATTAGAAGAGCTTAGGTCACATATCACTCAGGTCACCGAGGATAAAGAGAAATCATTATCTGAGTTAGAGCAGACCAAAAGGGACTTAGACTCTCTTACAAGCAGAAACGGCAACATAGAATCCGAACATTTAGCAGAACTAGAAAGATTACACGAAAATATGTCGCATATGGAAACTAATCTGAAGCAAAACGTCAAAACTATCGCTAATTTAAATGAAACTGTCAACAATTTTGAGAATAAATGTAAATCATTGGAAGCAGAAAATATCGATTTGAAAGCACGTCTAACACAGACAGAAACCAATGTTAACAAATCAGAAACGGATGAACTCCGAGCTAAGATCcagaaattggaaaaaatgGTTGCAGATTCAGAAGCAGAAACTAACAAAAAGTTGCAATTATTAGCTGAAGATCTTTACATCCAATACTCTTCCAAACACGAGCAAAAAGTCAAGATGCTCAAGAAAGGGTACGAAGCCAAATACCAAGACCTGTTGGACAAACTAACAGTCGAAAATAACGCATTGCACGACGAAGTGGATCAATTGCAAAAAGCAGTGGAAATAGAGAGAGCGGAAAAACAAGAGCTAATAAAGTCTCTTGACAACTAA